The following are from one region of the Salvia splendens isolate huo1 chromosome 2, SspV2, whole genome shotgun sequence genome:
- the LOC121759591 gene encoding pentatricopeptide repeat-containing protein At5g43790-like: MMRAVSPTLDCPILHLLQKCKTFNTLKQVHAQMITTGLILHTYPISRILLMSSSLSPLPYTLAMFSRAPNPSIFLYNTLISRLTLNNQVKLALSLYDQMLSDPDLRPNNYTYPSLFKAFAAQKWFKHGQALHAHILKFIYPLHDNFVQASLLNFYSRCGRVDIARYFFDQIMEPDLATWNSILSAYARNSSVSLSGDPRLLDENTSSSLEVLNLFSHMQKSGVEPSEVTLVAIISACAELGALGQGIWAHVYIIKNALSLNHYIGTALITLYTNCGCLGFASQLFYQLPHTDIFCFNAMIRGLAIHGRGCEALDLFETMKHKGLAPDDVTMLAVMCACSHVGLVGEGRRYFELMTSIYGLEPKIEHYCCLVDLLGRAGLVKEAEERILTIPMKPNAVLWRSLLGAARVHGDLETGEVALKKLVELDPETSGNYVLLSNMYSCMKKWDEAKRVRQLMKERGVEKMPGSSLVEVDGSMHEFLAGDKSHPRAREVYLKLEEMNAKLQERGHRARTREVLFDIEEEDKEDALSYHSERLAIAFALIATDSCTPVRIIKNLRVCVDCHSSTKLLSLIYGREIIVRDRTRFHHFNNGSCSCLDYW; encoded by the coding sequence ATGATGAGAGCAGTAAGCCCAACACTCGACTGTCCAATCCTCCACCTCTTGCAAAAATGCAAGACTTTCAATACTTTGAAACAAGTACATGCTCAAATGATCACAACTGGCCTCATTCTCCACACCTACCCTATCAGCCGTATTCTCCTCATGTCTTCTTCACTGTCTCCATTACCCTACACGTTAGCCATGTTCAGCCGTGCCCCAAACCCAAGCATATTTCTTTACAACACCCTCATCTCACGCCTCACTCTAAACAATCAAGTGAAACTTGCCCTTTCTCTTTATGATCAGATGCTTTCTGACCCCGATCTCAGACCCAATAATTATACATACCCATCTCTATTCAAGGCATTTGCAGCCCAAAAATGGTTCAAACACGGCCAAGCCCTACATGCGCACATCCTAAAATTCATTTACCCTCTTCACGACAATTTTGTTCAAGCCTCATTGCTTAATTTTTATTCAAGATGTGGAAGAGTAGATATTGCTAGATATTTCTTTGATCAGATAATGGAACCAGACTTAGCAACATGGAACTCTATATTATCTGCTTATGCACGGAACTCTAGTGTTAGCTTATCCGGCGACCCTCGCCTTTTGGATGAGAACACAAGTTCATCTCTGGAGGTTTTAAATCTGTTTAGCCACATGCAGAAGTCTGGGGTAGAGCCAAGTGAAGTGACATTAGTCGCCATAATTTCTGCATGTGCCGAATTAGGCGCCCTTGGCCAAGGCATCTGGGCACATGTTTATATAATCAAGAACGCACTTAGCCTCAATCACTATATCGGCACAGCACTAATTACCCTCTACACAAATTGTGGCTGTCTTGGATTTGCTAGTCAATTGTTCTACCAGCTGCCTCATACAGATATATTCTGTTTCAATGCCATGATTAGAGGTCTTGCAATCCATGGCCGTGGATGCGAGGCTCTTGATTTATTTGAGACAATGAAGCATAAGGGTCTCGCCCCCGATGATGTGACAATGCTGGCTGTAATGTGTGCTTGCTCACATGTGGGATTGGTGGGTGAAGGGCGCAGATATTTTGAGTTGATGACCAGTATCTACGGACTTGAGCCTAAAATTGAGCACTATTGTTGCCTGGTGGATCTTTTGGGTCGAGCTGGGCTGGTTAAGGAAGCTGAGGAAAGGATTCTGACCATTCCAATGAAGCCTAATGCGGTTTTGTGGAGGTCTTTACTTGGGGCAGCTCGAGTTCATGGAGATCTCGAGACAGGTGAAGTTGCACTAAAGAAGCTAGTAGAGCTGGACCCGGAGACTAGTGGGAATTATGTGCTTTTGTCGAACATGTATTCATGCATGAAGAAATGGGACGAAGCCAAAAGAGTAAGGCAGTTGATGAAAGAGCGGGGCGTGGAGAAAATGCCGGGGAGCAGTTTAGTTGAAGTTGATGGTTCAATGCACGAGTTTCTTGCTGGTGACAAGAGCCATCCTCGGGCTAGAGAAGTGTATTTAAAACTGGAGGAGATGAACGCGAAGCTGCAGGAGCGCGGGCATCGTGCAAGAACTCGAGAAGTGTTGTTTGACATCGAGGAGGAAGACAAGGAAGACGCTCTTTCTTACCACAGTGAGAGGCTAGCCATCGCGTTCGCACTCATCGCGACAGATTCTTGCACGCCGGTGAGGATCATAAAGAACCTCCGGGTATGTGTGGATTGCCATTCTAGTACTAAGCTTTTATCTCTCATATATGGAAGAGAGATTATAGTTAGAGATAGAACTAGGTTCCACCACTTCAACAATGGCAGCTGCTCTTGTTTGGACTACTGGTAG
- the LOC121759695 gene encoding phospholipase A(1) DAD1, chloroplastic-like has protein sequence MSFPITKYVRPCIQASIPTLQNVGTITNPTTTITFKPQFPNKLSSSPSPLSSPSLPKLSHRWEYYQGVDNWKGLLDPLDDTLRLEIIRYGNFVEAAYCSCNFHPSPSTPYASCRFPKSKILSQSGFPATGYRVTKNLTATSGIHLPGWAPTWMTMRSSWIGYIAVCHDRREIARLGRRDIVIALRGTATGLEWLENMRAALTPLTNGDGDNEAMVESGFLSLYTSASGNKPSLQTLVREGISKIMQKYGGERLSLTITGHSLGAALATLAAYDVKETFADAPMVTVISFAGPRVGNWSFRCRLEEQGTKVLRIVNSDDVITKVPGFFIGGDELSAGWVRKVQWVYADVGCELRLSSRDAPGLNGINIAACHELKTYLRLVDGFVGSNCPFRATARKMMNKTFAQ, from the coding sequence ATGAGTTTCCCAATTACAAAATATGTACGGCCATGCATTCAAGCATCCATCCCCACACTTCAAAATGTGGGCACCATCACTAATCCCACCACTACTATCACCTTCAAACCTCAATTTCCAAATAAATTGTCCTCCTCACCGTCGCCGTTGTCATCGCCATCGCTGCCCAAGCTGAGCCACAGGTGGGAGTACTACCAAGGCGTCGACAACTGGAAGGGCCTCCTCGACCCCCTCGACGACACCCTACGCCTCGAGATCATAAGGTACGGAAACTTCGTCGAGGCCGCCTACTGCTCATGCAACTTCCACCCCTCCCCCTCCACCCCATACGCCTCCTGTCGCTTCCCCAAATCAAAAATCCTGTCCCAGTCTGGCTTTCCCGCCACTGGCTACCGCGTCACAAAGAATCTCACCGCCACGTCAGGGATCCACCTGCCTGGCTGGGCCCCCACCTGGATGACCATGCGGTCCAGCTGGATCGGCTACATCGCCGTCTGCCACGACCGCCGCGAGATCGCCCGCCTAGGCCGCCGTGACATCGTCATCGCCCTCCGCGGCACCGCCACCGGCCTCGAATGGCTGGAGAATATGAGAGCCGCTCTAACGCCGTTAACTAACGGCGACGGCGATAACGAGGCGATGGTGGAAAGCGGTTTCCTTAGCTTGTACACGTCAGCATCCGGCAACAAACCCAGCCTGCAAACCCTAGTGAGAGAGGGGATATCGAAGATCATGCAGAAATACGGCGGCGAGCGCCTCAGCCTCACCATCACCGGCCACTCCCTCGGCGCCGCGCTGGCGACGCTGGCGGCCTACGACGTCAAAGAGACGTTCGCGGACGCGCCGATGGTGACGGTGATCTCATTCGCGGGGCCGCGCGTGGGGAACTGGAGCTTCCGGTGCCGCCTCGAGGAGCAGGGGACGAAGGTGCTGCGCATCGTCAACTCCGACGATGTGATCACCAAGGTGCCGGGATTCTTCATCGGCGGCGACGAGTTATCGGCAGGGTGGGTGCGGAAGGTGCAGTGGGTGTACGCGGACGTCGGGTGCGAGCTGCGGCTGAGCAGCCGCGACGCGCCCGGCCTCAACGGGATCAACATCGCCGCCTGCCACGAGCTCAAGACGTACCTGCGTCTCGTCGACGGCTTCGTCGGCTCCAACTGCCCCTTCCGCGCCACCGCTAGAAAAATGATGAACAAAACCTTTGCTCAATAA